The Gadus macrocephalus chromosome 1, ASM3116895v1 DNA window gtacttgacacacgccccgatgcctcgacgcaaaccatTACATCACTATTTAAAACCACTTGATGATAACATTTCCTAACTCACTAACCCGGCACtgacaaaaataaattaatCCATACATGGTTAAAAAACAGAtcgtatacaaacacatacgAAAGCTAGCCTACATTTCCAGCTGAGCCGGCTGGCTAACTGATATTTcatgcaataaaaaaataaagaagttaTACGTACCATCATTTGATTAGTCAGCAGACGTATGCGTCGGTGATACATTCGTCGCCTCCGGTGTCTTTCTTTAGCAGCAGACAAGcgtaaaaacagaaaaatggcCAAGGCAACCGACATTATAACCAGTGAGGACGGCATcatgaattaataattaatgCGACTCAATTGCCGCCTTTGAGAGGGGTCTGTGCGCGTGGAACTCAACTGTAGACATACCCTATATCAAGGTAGTGTAATGATCTGTTACGTAATTGgatgttttatgtgtttttccTTCTGAACACCCACTGATCGTAACTAATACGAATTAACGTTTTAACATTATTTAGGATCTTCATGCTCTTCCACCGGCACATTTTGCGTGTTTCCATCGGTTATTGTCTActtttaataaagaaaccaaatgCAATATGTTCTTGTACTGTTGTGCTTTGATATAGTGGTCAGTTAGAATGAAGATCAAATCACATTCCAGTGACcataatgtgtttgtgcatgtaagGCATGGATTTTTGTAACAAACAGATTTTTGATCAACAAATTATTCACGACAAGACACGTCTTCTTTTGCATAGCTCCTCCAAGCGATGTGTGTGTACGCTATCGATTGAAGGAGCTTGGTTAGATTTAATTCCAACCAACTAtggcaatgttttgatatgttgaggggagtgacttatgtctgcatttatttgaaTGAGTATATGCACGGAAAAGCAGACGGAGGGAGTTACAATGGAGATCCTGCGAGTTTTTAAAGCCATGTGACACGTCACATAGGGAAGTTTAACGCCAGTATttctgacgtttttatccacTAATTCATTATGTTATGTGAGGCAACGAAACGTATGCTTGatctgaaacatgcctactcTTGGCCTCTGTTGACATAGCAGTCAGCTGTCCGCAGTCAGCGACGATGAAGCCACGTAATGGAGGGGCGTCTCATTTCTTAGGGGAACGTTTTACCCCTCTGTattgaggggcaaggggaaggggggaggggtaaggggaaggggtaaggggtagaaatgggattgggcctcagTATGTGAAACTATTGACCGAGTTGAATTGACTTACACAAGTCGTGGGTTATTCCCATCATTCGAATTACACAATAAAATGGAGGATTTGGAGGTGTTAATTTTGTACCCTGATACATCACGAATCTTTTAATAAGGTCCATAAGCGCTGGGACGGatttattcaatttttttagaaAAATAATGACATCATCAGCATAAAGAGCCAGACGATGTTCGACTTGACCTATGCATATGCCTGAGATCAGTGAGTGATGCCTTATTGCTAAAGGCTCAATTGCAATCGTAAATAATAAATGCGATAATGGGCAACCCTGTCTACAAACCCTATTAATTTGAATTGGTGGATAGATTATTATTAGTAACTATTTCTGCATATGGCTCTTTATATAAAAGTTTCACCCAATTACAAAAAATATTCTCAAGCCCGAACCTATCAAGTACTTCAAACAAGAATGCCCATTCCACCCTGTCAAACGCCTTCTCTGCGTCTAGTGTGACGCCCCGCTCTGTTCCTTGAGCGCTAGGCCTATTCCTCCCTCTGCCTGTAGGGTATAGGAATATGGTTGTATATTGTTTATGTATGGTACTGTTCCCTTTGGCCTGCAGGAGGAGCTTGAGTGTTCCTGGCGTAACGATGGAATTGCAGGCAGCCGTGTTCTGGCTGCCGGGGATATAGGCAGTGTCCTGTGGCcccatattctctctctctgttagacGCGGTTTGACGGCTGGATGCAGCGGATCACattggctgtgtcccaattcctaggacgcatccttcgaaggctgcattcgaaggatgcgtcacAGCGACGcgccaagtgctgtcccaattccaagggtccttcaaatgcggcctacgaatgcagccttcttttcccggatttgaaggatgcatcggctgtatccttcgcggcccaacgtatcccaagatccttcacggcccaacgtatccctcccaagattcattgcgcattcaatccaaaaaataaaacaacaatggcGGAGAATGTGGATTTGActttttcatttaaatgtaagtatttggtttCCAGTCACTCGAGTAtttaacgatacaaatgttaaaatacTAATTTTTATcgttaaaaacacaaataagttATCCTTAAAACTTAtttcattaaagtaataggcaatataagtaaggtaacgttacagttagtgAAGCTGTAACGGTAACTAAGAACACCCGTTAAGCCCTATAGTTTAAAATTTAAGAGGTCaaaatggttatatttaccgaaattggggcgattatatagataatttgctATTCTATAACGTTAGATAAATGGACCAACGCGAACACAGGTTGTGGACCCTGGTTTTCAGACCGTAATGTTACAGACGTTGTGATTGATTACACAGCTAACTTGGTTATTTTGCAATTTAAGCTGCTTTTGTTTGTTAGTGTTAAGTAAAactaattctaacatttggttttgCTTTAGGGAGCAAGGAGCATACTGCTCAATTTATCAAAATGAGGGGGGAGAATGACGAGCTCTTCACCGGGGTGAAACATTCGGCGAGTGTGGCTTGGGGGTAAGGAAACaattgtttatttatatcgtaagtTAGTTTATAAAAATTATTATAGGCCATTTGTATAtctactagagctgtcagttaaacgcgttattaacggcgttaacgcaaaccaattttaacggtgttaaaaaaattatcgcgcaattaacgcaaatattttatttacaaaaaataaaaagttttttttaattttttcttttttggctcaaaaaaaagaagcagtagcctgactgctatgttcaaatgacatttgttcaaagcagtcgtttaattgcaccataggctctttttttgtatcgtcctgttttgatcagtatatgccaatgttgttatcaataaaaaatcatttgcacaagacaagccgatgcacttcaccatgttgataagagaattaaaatgagaagaattatgggacaaaaaaatcaagggatatttagcatagaaaaagaatttgcgattaatcgcgattaatcgtgagttaactatgacattaatgcgattaatcacgattaaatattttaatcgcttgacagctctaatatctacatttgaccatcttgtaaaggttagttaaattagccctcattaaAAAGCAGGACAGATACAACATCCACAGAAATCGTTTACTACGATGTCCTATTTTGggttattaaagaaagaaagacaaaaaaaagtcacagctcgcatcagtactagacagcactagaaaaacacacaaagaaaaagggtgttttgacttctactggttgtcttattattatgggcttcatataggatgagggctaatttaaatgtaacctttacaagatggtcaaatgtatatattataaatggcctattgttaacatgggctattaacatgattgataaatgtgtctcttgttttctctgattaataatctctctgtgtttaggacaattctggagaaaataggcctgcaggggaaggtgactcccctgcaggcaaagaaaaaatgggataatttaaaaaaaatatataaagtatgtacaggtcattttaaatatacattatttgttttaaccatgcaagttaataaacacttttgctgaaatttgttttgatactgctgttgttgttaactgccatgattgatttcctctgccttaggattgcaagtatccagggtcaggagagggggtaggtgggAAACCCACTGCTGCCACTTGGCCCTGGTTTGTCCTCATGGATGAGGTATTGGGACAGAGgcattccaccaacccccctgtcctaattgcctccatccttgagaacacaccagggccaagtacagcagtggtggatctggaggtggaggagaaggatgaggaggaaagacagcggccaaggtccagaaagagggacagagaggacgaAATGTTCCATTTGATTAAAGAGGACATGAGGCTAAatagggaggcagaggagagaagagcccaggagagcagggagaggatggatcgttttttttcaattttggaGCGTTTGGCTGACAAATAATTTCAGTTCTGTtaacattgtttattattattatttaacttatttatctatttattaactaacttttttattaactatttattaaaacGCTAATGAACTTTTTTATATTAActaatttatttgtataaaacttataaaacatgtataaaacaataaaactattgacaacaaaacattcatgtgactatttacaacaattattataaaactactatacacaaaaacataatgatTCAGCAGAGCAGGGAGCccctggtggtgctgctggaccCGGATGGGCTGCCACATTAAAGACCCTGGTGTCTCTCCTGTCAGTGGGACATCCaggggtaataataataataataataataatgcattttatttagaaaagcgccttAAAGGTCACTCAAGGACACTGTacatcacacacaataaaacacacaatgaaatatacaaaaaacGTGATAAAATAGACATAGAAAGGACAACATAATAAGTTAAAATACATAGGGCAGAATGGCAGGAAGCATGGAGGTTAGAGAGAGTAGGCAGTCCGAAACAGGTGGGTTTTTAGTTGTGCTTTGAAAatggggagagagtcacagtttCGGAGGTCGGGTGGTAGAGAGTTCCAGAGCTGGGGAGCAGAGCGACTGAAGGCTCTGCCCCCCATAGTGCTGAGGCGGGCAGGGGGCAcagagaggtggatggaggaggaggatcgaaGGGAACGGGTGGGGATGTTAATGTGCAGGAGatcagagaggtagggaggggcgAGGTTATGGATGGCCATGAATGTAAACACTAGGAGTTTGTAGTTAATGCGGTGGGTtacggggagccagtggagctgctggaggacaggggtgatgtgatgGTATGAGGGGGTCTTTGTGATGATGCGGGCGGCAGAGTTTTGGACCAGTTGTAGTTTGCGGAGGGACTTGTGGGGGAGGCCGAAGAGGAGAGAATTGCAGTAGTCCAGACGGGAGGTGACGAGGCTGTGAACAAGGATGgcggtggtgtggggggtgagggaggggcggaGTCTGTTGATGTTGCGGAGATGGAAATATGCAGTGCGGGTAATGGTGTTGATGTGAGAATGGAAGGAAAGTGTGCTATCGAGGATGACACCCAAGCTCTTAacgtgaggggagggggaaactgaGGAGCTGTCGATGGTGAGATGGTGGTCTCCAGAGTGTGCTGGATATGCCTCTCTCCACTGTCCACCGCACCGAATGGGTTTGCAGGGCTGACTCAATCGACGGCTGCCATGTCACTAAAATATGTTTGGAAAAGGGCAAGAATAAGAGTGCATACTAAATACTACACAACCTTATTTTGACAAAAGAAATCTTGCCACAAATTATTTGAACGGGTAAAACTATTctacaaaacattttaaataaatagaaatagcTTTTCAATTATATTACTTGCCTGTATATATTGGTGGTCAgggggggcctcctccagggcaGACACCTCTGCAGACAGCTGGTCCCGCCAGGGAGCACCACTGACCTCCAAACCATcgcccccctcatcctcctctacaTCGTCCTCaggctcatcctcctcctctggggccATGATGTCATCGGCCCCAAGGCAGATGTTGTGGAGGATGGCACATGCTGTTATGACCTGAAatggtaaagaaaataaatgaaaaaaatatatatacctcctgagaaaataataaatgtttttttgatttACTCTTAGTATTCTAAAAAATCCTGTGTTGAGTGATTACTTACGTGAGGTACGAAGGTGTGGTGCACCTCCAGCGCTTGCAGGAAGATGGCCCTGAACCTGGTCTTCATCATTCCAAAAGCACGCTCTATAATGGAGCGTGCCCTGGAATGATGCCAGTTGAAGCGCTGGGCTCCCACACCTCGCACTGGCCTCTTGTAGGGAGTGATGAGGGGTAGTGGGTGTTGGAGGCAAGGGTACCCGCCGTCTGCAAGGATGAAGTGCCCTGGAGGAGGGTAGAGTGACCTATACAGTGGGCTGTGGCGGAGGACTCTGGAGTCATGGACTGATCCAGGCCAGCCCACGTACGTATCAAGGAAGCGGCCCTGATGGTCACAAACAGCCTGCAGAATTATGGAGGAAAACAGTTTCCTGTTCCTGTAGCAGTGACCATCAGGGCCGCTCGGTGGCTTGATACGGACATGGCAGCCGTCGATTGCTCCCGCTGCTTTCCAAAAAGTGCGGTGTCTTGCCAGCCCTGCAAACCCATTGGTCACTGCCACCAGGTCTTCAGGGGTCTTCGGGAGGTGGATGACCTTAAGATAGGATAGGATAAGATCAACTTTATTATCCCACACAGGACATTTACTTGTTACAGCAACTCAAGAGTCAAAGATAGAGGAAATtagtgataaaataaatataaatatactttGTGGCGAATGGCCACCACCTCCTCAGTGACCCTGTGGACGATGCGGTGGACAGTGGAACGAGGCATCCCGAACACTCTGGAGACCACCCTGTATGATGTCCCACTAGCCAGCCAGAATAGAAACACCAGGGTCTCAATGGTGGCACCCCATCCATGGCTCCGCTCCTGGTCGAGAAGGTCCAGCAGCACTGCCAGGGCCTCCCTGCCCAATCGGAAATCAGTTTTGGTGTCCTGGCCATTAAAATAACGGTCCAGGACAGGAACCGTTGGATTGATCCTGCAGTACACGGGTCTGGGCTGTTTAGTGAAAGAAACAGAAGTAAAACTGTTGAACAATAGCTGGATATTAAGTGTGGAGAGTTTAGATAGATAATGcttaaatatctatatatatctatcgtTATCTATCTATGCAATAGTTatgtatctttatatatatatatatatatatatatatataatataatatagttgTGCTGTTCTGATGTTTATTTGGTGAAAGGGAGACCCCTAGTGGTCAACTTTTAACGCAATGTTTTTGTACTAGCAGTCTTGCCGTAGTTCGACGATGCATGTGAACCAACAGTCACGTACTTTTTCTCTTTTGTATTGGTTGGCCAGAAAACACGTTTGCCTGTAAGTAGATGTCATACAGCTATCTTGTCATGGAATTAAATTAGTTCAGAATGTATATTTTGATCTTTTATGCTAATCGCGAGCATCTTAATGTAATTTCCAATAGACGTTTGCCCTAAGCTAACGTATATGTTAATGTTTGTTATGAAACGTTTTAAACGGACAATAGATGAATACTGTTCTTGAACGTCTGTATGAGATACTGAAAGATGTATTTTGTATCTGTCCAGTTTTACAGTGCTTACCAAGTAAAGTTTGGAAAGGAAACAAGCTGCTTCATTCTTTATAAGGGAAAACTGTTATCTATCTGCCGAGCTGACGCAACAGGCTAGttcgcgccacacacacaaggaagcgGGGGCAGAATAATAGTTAATAGTTATATATCAATCTAAGTTACTCAACCTTTATTTAGCTGATTAATGACagaaacatttttttatattaatgtaaGGTTGAGACtattttaaatatgtaattatattgtcaaagttcaatgacatttacatttacgctAGCCATATAACACGATAATGTTAACAATACTGCTGGTTAAAAGTAAGGTAACACAGCTTTACCAATCTGTGGTCGTCTCTTGCTCGGAGCCGAAGATATATCCCCCGTCGGCTCCGGCGGTGAGTATTCCCCAACTCCTccaataaaagataaaaaataaaattataatttcTGGCTCCatttttgttggtttctttgttggtttattgggtttctttgttatttttttatcgcgctGTCCGGTAtaacttctgtttactaacTGGTCAGGTCAGCTGTCAGGGTGGCGGTGACAGGAGCAGCGCGTGGTGGTCACGCAAGGTAAAGGGCGGTAACGGTTTGTTACGTAAACCGGAAATGCTCCGAAAGCTAGACCGTCCCATTTCTACGGCCTTCGGAGTGTCCTTCGCGGTCTACGTAgaccgcatccttcgaaggacgcggtctacgaattgggacacagccattGTCTTCTCTGCGCCCGCGTTGATTAATGGAACTGCCTGTCAATAAATATACTTTATTGTGATGAACGTTACCCGAAGGTGTCTGTCTCCCCAGGCGAAAAAAAAGTATACTTTAACATACTAAATTTAAGCACACTTAGTGTACTTCATAAGCACAAAATTATTGTACTCAAAGTGTGTTCTTTTCGAGTACTAAAAACGTACTTAGTATACTTGATGATATATCATTATTGCTACTTAAGATATACTAAAATAGATCTTAGTGTACTTGACTGTACTATTTTGAGACACCATTAAGATTAACTTAAATATACTTAAGTACACTTTTCTCTACTAATACTGTACTTATTTATAATGTTCTTTAGTTCGATTTAAAGTATACTTAAATCCACTTTTAAGATTACTATCAATACATTTAGAATATACTGGAAATGTATTTCTAATTTAATCATGATGTATTGccattgtattttaaatatatttacaaaatacaaattaaaaagtTGTACTAAAGCATACTATAGTTCATCTTAATGTTGTCTCAAAATAGTACAGATAAGTACACTAAGTTGTACTTTAGTATGTCTAAAGTAGCACTCATGATATATCATTAGTATACTAAGTATATTGTTAGCACATTGAAAATAATATACTGCGAGTACACTAATTATATGTGCAAAGTATACTAGATGTATTTCATTAAAGTACACTTCAACAGTACACAGGAAGTATATTTTTTCTATAATTAATTTGAATTTGAAATTACTTTtaagtaaacataaaaaatatttagaacATACTTGAGGTAgaaataaagtttatttttaacatgCACGGCATGACAGGGAAAATGTAACAAATTTTTATTCGAATTTGGATCATCTGTCCCCAGAGAATTATTTTTAGTCACACTCTTTAACAAGTTaactaaataacaataataaaaggaaaaaataaagataaacaaTAGCTGTGCTAGCACTACCCTGCTAGCTGTGCACTGCAGAGAAGCTAGTAATGACAGGGATGAACATTAAACTGACGTTTAATGAAACATTCACACAGTTTGTTTAAACTCAAAATGTATGTCCAccaaagaacaaacaaacaaaaacgatTACAAACAGTTACTAATTTACTTCTTACTGTTTCTTTTTGCTCACAAAATTCTCATTGTTACATTTTCTCCGAATCACT harbors:
- the LOC132467271 gene encoding putative nuclease HARBI1, whose protein sequence is MPRSTVHRIVHRVTEEVVAIRHKVIHLPKTPEDLVAVTNGFAGLARHRTFWKAAGAIDGCHVRIKPPSGPDGHCYRNRKLFSSIILQAVCDHQGRFLDTYVGWPGSVHDSRVLRHSPLYRSLYPPPGHFILADGGYPCLQHPLPLITPYKRPVRGVGAQRFNWHHSRARSIIERAFGMMKTRFRAIFLQALEVHHTFVPHVITACAILHNICLGADDIMAPEEEDEPEDDVEEDEGGDGLEVSGAPWRDQLSAEVSALEEAPPDHQYIQASNIIEKLFLFI